From one Anaerotignum faecicola genomic stretch:
- a CDS encoding AraC family transcriptional regulator — FFFDNRSYLVKSGSLILVDENSIHMTMAGSEQEFGHDRIILYIERDKMKEFDQLFPNLNLVRFFHQHYGVFPLNEKQQKDFIDLYIRLQDEFDSRKRNYRAMIETDIIQYFIRFMRENHTPAMEDTDVNAPAKYRNIYAVADYISVHFD; from the coding sequence GTTTTTTCTTTGACAACCGTTCTTATCTGGTGAAGAGCGGGTCTCTGATTCTGGTGGATGAAAACTCGATTCATATGACCATGGCTGGCAGTGAACAGGAGTTTGGCCATGACCGCATTATCCTTTATATAGAGCGGGACAAGATGAAGGAATTCGACCAGCTGTTTCCGAACCTGAATCTTGTCAGATTTTTTCACCAGCACTATGGGGTATTTCCGTTAAATGAAAAGCAGCAGAAGGATTTTATCGATCTCTATATCCGGCTTCAGGATGAATTTGACAGCAGGAAGCGGAATTACCGGGCAATGATTGAAACGGATATTATCCAGTATTTCATACGTTTTATGCGTGAAAATCATACGCCGGCCATGGAAGATACCGATGTAAATGCTCCCGCCAAATACCGGAATATCTACGCGGTGGCCGATTATATCTCGGTACATTTTGATG